From Bacillus sp. FSL K6-3431, the proteins below share one genomic window:
- a CDS encoding MFS transporter, whose product MKRYTKTENSWMLYDWANSAYSIIITTAVFPLFYKAAATNAGISGANSTAYLGYTIAIATFILAMIGPILGTIADYRGLKKKFFIVFFTVGILATAILAFVPSDKWLLLLICYTLSAVGFWGANVFYDAFIVDVTSEERMNRVSARGYGLGYIGSTIPFIISIAIIILAQSESIPVSVTRASQIAFLITAIWWGLFTIPLFKNVHQIYYIEREPKPIINSFKRLGQTFKDIRKYRALFLFLLAYFFYIDGVGTIISMSTAYGSDLGITSTNLLIILFATQVVAAPCAIIYGKLAEKYTGKKMLYVGIFVYIIVCIYAFFLKTTLDFWILAMLVGTSQGGIQALSRSYFAKLVPKEKSNEFFGFYNIFGKFASIMGPLLVGVTAQMTGHSSYGVFSLIILFIIGIIILAFVPEPKVDIAVKNTTNMV is encoded by the coding sequence ATGAAGCGTTATACGAAAACAGAAAATAGCTGGATGCTATATGATTGGGCTAACTCCGCTTATTCAATCATTATTACAACAGCAGTGTTTCCACTCTTTTATAAAGCAGCTGCTACGAATGCGGGAATTAGTGGAGCAAACTCTACTGCGTATTTAGGCTATACGATTGCTATTGCGACATTTATTTTAGCGATGATTGGGCCGATATTAGGGACAATAGCTGATTATCGAGGATTAAAAAAGAAATTTTTTATTGTCTTTTTTACGGTTGGTATTCTCGCCACCGCGATTCTGGCATTTGTACCTAGTGATAAGTGGTTGCTTTTATTAATATGTTACACATTGTCGGCAGTAGGATTTTGGGGAGCTAACGTATTTTACGATGCGTTTATCGTTGATGTGACGTCAGAGGAACGAATGAATCGAGTTTCGGCACGAGGCTATGGTTTGGGCTATATTGGTAGTACGATCCCGTTCATTATCAGTATTGCGATTATCATCTTGGCGCAAAGTGAGTCGATTCCCGTCTCTGTTACAAGAGCAAGTCAGATTGCCTTTCTTATTACCGCTATATGGTGGGGATTGTTCACGATTCCGCTATTTAAAAATGTTCATCAGATCTATTATATTGAGCGTGAACCTAAACCGATTATAAATAGCTTTAAGCGTCTAGGTCAAACATTTAAAGATATTCGAAAGTACCGGGCACTCTTTTTATTCTTACTCGCTTATTTCTTTTATATTGATGGCGTTGGAACAATTATTTCGATGTCTACTGCGTATGGATCTGATTTAGGCATTACTTCCACAAACCTTTTGATCATCTTATTTGCAACACAGGTGGTCGCCGCTCCGTGTGCAATTATATATGGGAAATTGGCGGAAAAGTATACAGGGAAAAAAATGTTGTATGTTGGAATCTTTGTTTATATTATTGTATGTATTTATGCATTCTTCTTAAAGACAACATTGGACTTTTGGATATTAGCTATGCTTGTAGGGACATCTCAGGGTGGCATTCAAGCGCTAAGTCGATCTTATTTTGCTAAACTTGTTCCTAAGGAAAAGTCTAATGAGTTTTTTGGCTTCTATAATATTTTTGGAAAGTTTGCTTCCATCATGGGGCCATTATTAGTTGGTGTAACTGCGCAAATGACTGGCCACT